A single genomic interval of uncultured Desulfobulbus sp. harbors:
- a CDS encoding riboflavin synthase, which translates to MFTGIIQGLGTLYEKRPAGGGMIFGIESDFDLTEPEEGESIAVNGACLTARNIKGNRFYVDVSPESLRRTGLGSLQAGSRVNLERALRLSDRLGGHLVSGHVDTQAQVRERRSAGDFTLFSFSLDPALTRYVVEKGSITINGVSLTVNSCERDRFSVSIIPHTLAVTTLGLLREGDRVNIEVDIIGKYVEKMLAAEKAGGAATSRINPAFLAEHGFL; encoded by the coding sequence ATGTTTACCGGGATCATTCAAGGGCTGGGAACGCTTTATGAAAAACGTCCGGCCGGTGGGGGGATGATCTTCGGAATAGAATCCGATTTCGACCTGACCGAACCGGAAGAAGGCGAGTCCATTGCCGTGAATGGTGCCTGCCTGACCGCACGCAATATCAAGGGCAACCGCTTTTATGTCGATGTATCCCCGGAGAGTCTGCGGAGAACGGGCCTTGGGAGCCTGCAGGCGGGAAGTCGGGTGAACCTCGAGCGGGCACTTCGTCTGAGCGACCGGCTCGGAGGACACCTGGTCAGTGGCCATGTCGATACCCAGGCCCAGGTCAGAGAGCGGCGTAGCGCCGGTGATTTTACCCTGTTTAGTTTTTCCCTTGATCCCGCCCTCACCCGATATGTGGTTGAAAAGGGGTCCATTACCATCAACGGCGTCAGTTTGACGGTCAACAGCTGCGAGCGTGATCGGTTTTCGGTCTCGATCATCCCCCACACCCTGGCGGTGACCACCTTGGGGCTCTTGCGCGAGGGGGATCGGGTCAATATCGAGGTGGATATCATCGGCAAGTATGTGGAAAAAATGCTCGCTGCCGAGAAGGCAGGTGGTGCGGCGACGAGTCGGATCAATCCTGCTTTTCTTGCTGAACACGGGTTTTTATGA
- a CDS encoding tetratricopeptide repeat protein: MASDTLQPLDTLGPMPKGSDPDLDDPAKKDYMEGRKFFQDGDYTQAAIAFHNALRGFEEKGDQIGVANSADRLGDACLARGEYAMALANYQQAHAICEKEDDSFSLLALNKKMAAAYRKLGDHDKSLEMLYDILEHYRLTNNPKGAVEVLVLIAETYNEQGNKAGAADAYRSVSSIHKSFKHARLAEEFAQRAASLEQEG, from the coding sequence ATGGCGAGTGATACCCTGCAACCGTTAGATACCCTCGGACCGATGCCCAAAGGCTCTGATCCCGATTTGGACGATCCGGCGAAAAAAGATTACATGGAAGGGCGGAAGTTCTTTCAGGATGGCGACTATACCCAGGCTGCCATCGCCTTTCACAATGCCCTGCGCGGATTTGAGGAAAAGGGCGATCAGATCGGGGTGGCCAACTCCGCCGATCGGCTGGGCGATGCCTGCCTGGCCCGGGGCGAATATGCCATGGCGCTGGCCAATTACCAGCAGGCCCATGCCATCTGTGAAAAAGAGGACGACAGTTTCTCCCTGCTTGCGCTTAACAAAAAGATGGCCGCCGCCTATCGCAAGCTTGGCGATCACGACAAATCGCTTGAAATGCTCTATGACATTCTCGAGCATTATCGCTTGACCAACAATCCCAAGGGGGCGGTTGAGGTGCTGGTGCTGATTGCCGAAACCTACAATGAACAGGGCAACAAAGCCGGTGCCGCGGATGCCTACCGCTCGGTTTCCAGCATCCATAAGAGCTTCAAACATGCGCGCCTGGCAGAGGAATTCGCCCAGCGGGCCGCGAGCCTGGAGCAGGAAGGATAA
- a CDS encoding DVU0298 family protein gives MSSSKAEALLKPWCPFCGMDVGRPTMGAQRKMREFAHGVCECGAVYVSETTGHNIGAAMVECLVTACNDEWDLAWELLPEDDYLTGIIEDYDEVTHQVIPKRNLDGRAVRGVLYFVRLHREMAELVKRFEDKVAREKAAGEAVAEPVAAAEVESVVAVEPARDPKRKKRRADKMAVKAMAEARDIDGLVDLFFDDRKVLRYLQRLVYEPTPGARYQVAWVIGQVCGRVATREPGAVADLLHRLFEASSDSASSSWGMVETIGAIIAARPDVYGAFTRHLFNFMGDPGTREGVLWGLGEIAAAKPDLIRKSTPFYSLFPVLNHPASELRGLALRLMGRIQAKEAEMQIMGLQFDNTPITIYEQGQPVETTVAALSAEATRNIHKDDAHGE, from the coding sequence ATGAGCAGCAGCAAGGCAGAAGCACTGCTCAAGCCCTGGTGTCCGTTCTGCGGGATGGATGTCGGGCGTCCGACTATGGGCGCGCAGCGCAAGATGCGGGAGTTCGCCCATGGTGTCTGCGAATGCGGGGCGGTCTACGTCAGTGAGACCACCGGTCATAACATTGGGGCAGCCATGGTCGAATGTCTGGTCACGGCCTGCAACGACGAATGGGACCTGGCCTGGGAACTGCTTCCCGAGGATGATTATCTCACAGGTATTATCGAGGATTACGACGAGGTGACCCACCAGGTCATTCCCAAGCGGAACCTGGACGGGCGTGCGGTTCGGGGAGTGCTCTACTTTGTACGGCTGCACCGGGAAATGGCCGAGTTGGTGAAACGCTTCGAAGACAAGGTGGCCCGGGAAAAGGCTGCTGGCGAAGCCGTAGCCGAGCCTGTGGCTGCCGCGGAGGTTGAGAGCGTTGTCGCGGTTGAGCCCGCCCGTGATCCGAAACGGAAGAAGAGACGGGCGGATAAGATGGCGGTCAAGGCCATGGCCGAAGCAAGGGATATCGATGGCCTGGTGGACCTCTTCTTTGATGATCGCAAGGTCCTTCGTTATCTCCAGCGGCTGGTGTACGAACCCACCCCCGGTGCCCGCTACCAGGTCGCCTGGGTGATCGGTCAGGTCTGCGGCCGGGTCGCCACCCGCGAGCCGGGGGCGGTTGCCGATCTACTCCACCGTTTGTTCGAAGCCTCCTCGGATTCGGCTTCCAGTTCCTGGGGCATGGTGGAAACCATCGGTGCCATCATCGCGGCACGTCCCGACGTGTACGGCGCCTTTACCCGGCATCTGTTCAACTTCATGGGGGATCCCGGCACCCGCGAGGGCGTCCTCTGGGGGTTGGGAGAAATTGCCGCTGCCAAGCCGGATCTCATTCGCAAGTCCACTCCGTTTTATTCCCTTTTTCCGGTACTGAATCATCCTGCATCGGAATTGCGAGGTTTGGCTCTGCGGCTTATGGGGCGGATTCAGGCCAAAGAGGCCGAAATGCAGATTATGGGGCTCCAGTTCGACAACACCCCCATCACCATCTACGAACAAGGGCAGCCCGTGGAAACAACCGTGGCCGCGTTGAGCGCCGAGGCTACCCGAAACATTCACAAGGACGACGCCCATGGCGAGTGA
- a CDS encoding bifunctional 3,4-dihydroxy-2-butanone-4-phosphate synthase/GTP cyclohydrolase II: protein MAVSSIEEVIEDIKAGKMVILVDDEDRENEGDLCMAAELVTPEAINFMATYGRGLICLALSPDIVDQLGLPMMVSNNQSPYGTGFTISIEARSGVSTGISAADRARTIEAAVAPDATPRDIISPGHIFPLRARTGGVLVRTGQTEGSVDLARLAGLRTAGIICEIMKEDGTMARMPDLEAFAKEHDLKIATVADLVAYRLRMDALVRPAAEARLPTVHAGEFRVIAYQNDIDSLEHVALVMGDVTTEEPVMVRVHSECLTGDVFGSARCDCGPQLHAAMRMVEQEGRGVVLYMRQEGRGIGLVNKLKAYNLQDNDGLDTVEANIRLGFKPDLRDYGIGAQILRDLGVRKMRLLTNNPKKIIGLEGYGLEVVDRLPIEIPGDEENRKYLRTKRDKMGHILELYGDMPMGSVTRDP, encoded by the coding sequence ATGGCAGTAAGTTCAATAGAGGAAGTAATCGAAGATATCAAGGCCGGGAAGATGGTCATCCTGGTCGATGACGAAGACCGGGAAAATGAAGGCGACCTCTGCATGGCTGCCGAGTTGGTCACGCCGGAGGCGATCAACTTCATGGCCACCTATGGCCGCGGCCTGATCTGCCTGGCATTGAGCCCGGATATAGTGGATCAGCTTGGACTGCCCATGATGGTCTCCAACAATCAATCACCCTACGGGACCGGTTTCACAATCAGTATCGAGGCCCGAAGCGGTGTCAGTACCGGCATCTCGGCTGCGGACCGCGCCCGGACCATTGAGGCCGCAGTGGCACCCGATGCCACCCCGCGCGACATCATCAGCCCCGGCCACATTTTTCCCCTGCGGGCCCGTACAGGCGGTGTGCTCGTCCGCACTGGCCAGACCGAGGGCTCTGTGGATCTGGCCAGGTTGGCCGGCCTGCGAACCGCCGGCATCATCTGCGAAATTATGAAGGAAGACGGCACGATGGCGCGGATGCCGGATCTGGAGGCCTTTGCCAAGGAGCATGATCTCAAGATCGCCACCGTCGCCGATCTGGTGGCTTACCGGTTGCGCATGGACGCCCTGGTGCGACCGGCTGCTGAGGCACGGTTGCCCACGGTGCATGCCGGCGAATTCCGGGTGATCGCCTATCAAAACGATATCGATTCCCTGGAACATGTGGCCCTGGTCATGGGCGATGTCACCACCGAGGAGCCAGTCATGGTCCGGGTCCACTCCGAGTGCCTCACCGGGGACGTGTTTGGCTCTGCGCGTTGCGACTGCGGCCCACAGCTGCACGCGGCCATGCGCATGGTGGAGCAGGAGGGACGCGGCGTCGTTCTCTATATGCGCCAGGAAGGCCGCGGTATTGGTCTGGTCAACAAGCTCAAGGCCTACAATCTGCAGGATAACGATGGTTTGGATACGGTTGAGGCCAATATCCGCCTTGGATTCAAACCCGATTTGCGCGATTACGGCATCGGCGCCCAGATACTGCGCGACCTCGGTGTGCGCAAGATGCGGCTCTTGACCAACAATCCGAAGAAGATCATCGGATTGGAAGGGTATGGCCTGGAAGTGGTCGATCGTTTGCCCATCGAAATTCCGGGTGATGAAGAAAACAGAAAGTATTTACGAACCAAACGCGATAAAATGGGGCACATCCTGGAGCTGTACGGCGACATGCCGATGGGATCGGTCACCAGAGATCCGTGA
- a CDS encoding ATP-binding protein yields the protein MNAIIGMAYLALQTELNDQQRDYIAKVHHSATQLLRILNDILDISKLVAGRLQIITAPFTLGDCIDEVINTLQVQAKEKGLRLLQKIDSKLPRSLIGDALRIRQVLMNLVGNAIKFTPAGTVQIEVELDREAVLANKDLLQLHFQVRDTGIGIAPEMLERVFDSFEQGDASPTRKFGGTGLGLSICQQIIELMGGSIWAESRQNHGSCFHFTLALQRAEAQNETTSPASQEELEQQLSGLRILLVDDNEVNREVATMMLAPNHPVTSANNGLEALACLAECDFDIVLMDVQMPVMDGLTATAALRAIEQGREPEVALPDDVRHKLRHRLSGRRLTIIAMTTHALEEDQQRCLDAGMNGHISKPFVYQQVLATFQRIRQSALRFP from the coding sequence ATGAATGCCATCATCGGGATGGCCTATCTGGCGCTGCAGACCGAGCTCAACGACCAACAGCGCGACTACATCGCCAAGGTGCATCACTCCGCAACCCAGCTGCTGCGCATCCTCAACGATATCCTCGACATCTCAAAACTGGTAGCCGGGCGGTTGCAGATCATCACTGCGCCGTTTACTCTTGGCGACTGTATCGATGAGGTCATCAATACCCTGCAGGTGCAGGCCAAAGAGAAGGGGCTGCGGCTTTTGCAGAAAATTGATTCGAAACTGCCGCGATCGCTCATCGGCGATGCCCTGCGCATCCGCCAGGTGCTGATGAATCTGGTGGGCAATGCGATCAAATTCACCCCGGCTGGCACGGTGCAGATCGAGGTGGAACTTGATCGCGAAGCCGTTTTGGCAAACAAGGATCTTCTTCAACTGCATTTTCAGGTTCGAGATACCGGCATCGGCATAGCTCCTGAAATGCTTGAGCGGGTCTTTGACAGTTTTGAACAGGGCGACGCCTCCCCCACCCGCAAATTCGGCGGCACCGGCCTGGGGCTTTCGATCTGTCAACAAATCATCGAATTGATGGGCGGCTCGATCTGGGCTGAAAGCCGCCAAAACCATGGCAGCTGCTTTCACTTCACCCTGGCCTTGCAACGGGCGGAGGCTCAGAACGAAACAACCTCGCCTGCCTCACAGGAAGAACTGGAACAGCAACTCTCCGGCCTGCGCATTCTCCTGGTGGACGACAACGAGGTCAACCGCGAGGTGGCAACGATGATGCTCGCACCCAACCATCCGGTGACCTCGGCCAACAACGGCCTGGAGGCCTTGGCATGTTTGGCGGAATGTGATTTTGACATCGTGCTGATGGATGTGCAGATGCCGGTGATGGACGGACTGACCGCCACGGCCGCTCTTCGAGCCATTGAACAGGGGCGGGAACCCGAGGTGGCCCTTCCCGATGACGTGCGCCACAAACTACGTCACCGGCTCAGCGGCCGACGTCTGACGATTATCGCCATGACGACCCATGCCCTGGAAGAGGATCAGCAGCGTTGCCTGGATGCGGGCATGAACGGCCATATCAGCAAACCCTTTGTCTACCAGCAGGTGCTTGCGACTTTTCAGCGTATCCGCCAAAGCGCCCTTCGCTTTCCCTGA
- a CDS encoding YceH family protein, translating into MELDAIEVRVLGCLLEKELATPEYYPLSLNALVNACNQKTNRQPVLSLSAEEVGEALHTLKELQWVVQSDSGRVAKFYQSFSRQHNLVDRESALLGLLLLRGPQTPGELRSRAENMCPFEDLEQVATSLEALVSRSLAVLLPKQPGQKEQRYGHLLGGEPEAGSPGEEDPVVVVRRVGGNRIEVLEEKVAQLENELAQLRQAFLELKQRLGD; encoded by the coding sequence ATGGAGCTGGATGCGATCGAGGTACGGGTACTTGGCTGCCTGTTGGAAAAGGAGTTGGCCACGCCGGAGTATTATCCGCTTTCCCTGAACGCCCTGGTCAACGCCTGTAACCAGAAGACCAACCGTCAGCCGGTGCTCTCCTTGAGCGCGGAGGAGGTGGGCGAAGCACTGCACACTCTCAAGGAGTTGCAGTGGGTGGTGCAGAGCGATTCCGGGCGGGTTGCCAAGTTTTATCAGAGTTTCAGCAGACAGCACAACCTGGTTGATCGGGAGAGTGCGCTCCTGGGACTGCTGTTGTTGCGCGGGCCGCAGACGCCGGGCGAGTTGCGCAGCCGGGCCGAAAATATGTGCCCGTTCGAAGATTTGGAGCAGGTCGCGACATCCCTGGAGGCGCTGGTCTCCCGCTCGCTGGCCGTGCTGTTGCCCAAACAGCCTGGGCAGAAGGAGCAACGCTATGGACACCTCCTTGGCGGCGAACCGGAGGCGGGCAGCCCCGGAGAGGAAGATCCGGTCGTTGTCGTCCGTCGGGTCGGTGGCAATCGCATTGAGGTCCTGGAGGAAAAAGTGGCGCAGCTTGAAAACGAGTTGGCGCAGCTGCGCCAAGCCTTCCTGGAGTTGAAACAGCGTTTGGGTGATTGA
- a CDS encoding DUF2207 domain-containing protein, which translates to MKYRWLLLSLMLIPLAVSSSAAERVLDFASTVRIQTDGSLLVIEKIAVAAEGQQIKRGIVREFPTRYTDRQGHTVHVGFDLLAVERDGRAEPYHTKRLKNGIAIYAGQKDVLLRPGRYVYTLEYRTTGQLGFFAEYDELYWNVNGNGWRLPLDRVSCDVELPQGALAMEGWAYEGAVGSTDGFRLEGGSSTMHFVSSRPYAAGEGLTIAVGWPKGFVEPPSPPSSLALLTEQGGTTTALLGACVLLLYYLLAWLKVGRDPAKGVIIPRFAPPKGFSPAMVRMLWKMKFDNTAFTAGIINMAVHGGLHINDQDTTVLELSSQAPAEFSAGERAAWNELGKNGKQVRLEKDNHRLISRARQAMKDKLQKELASTYFLTNSLWVIPGVTLTLLAIGAVALSAEEPPLILFLSAWLTGWTFGCFTLLGQAARGWKASSVMGRVSAIMLTLFALPFLAGEVFGIGLFVSQIGFIAGMLFLLMICMNALFYQLLKAPTRIGRATLDEIEGFRLYLSVAERNRLNILHPPKQTPQLFEQFLPYAIALGVENEWGEQFAEVLSRAGYAPNWYQGRHWNQMHPAAFGSALGSSMQSTVASASTAPGSSSGMGGGGSSGGGGGGGGGGGW; encoded by the coding sequence ATGAAATATCGCTGGTTGTTGCTGTCGCTGATGCTCATTCCCCTGGCTGTTTCCTCGTCAGCAGCGGAAAGGGTCCTCGATTTTGCCTCCACCGTCCGTATCCAAACCGACGGTTCGTTACTGGTGATCGAGAAAATTGCGGTCGCTGCGGAGGGACAACAGATCAAACGAGGGATCGTGCGCGAATTCCCCACCCGTTACACTGACCGCCAAGGACACACGGTCCACGTGGGGTTTGACCTGCTGGCGGTTGAGCGGGACGGCCGCGCCGAACCCTACCACACCAAGCGCCTCAAGAACGGGATTGCCATCTACGCGGGGCAAAAGGATGTCCTGCTTCGGCCCGGACGGTACGTTTACACCCTTGAATACAGAACCACCGGCCAACTTGGCTTTTTTGCGGAGTATGACGAGCTGTACTGGAATGTGAACGGCAACGGTTGGCGACTGCCCCTGGACAGGGTCAGCTGTGATGTCGAGCTTCCCCAAGGGGCCTTGGCCATGGAAGGCTGGGCCTACGAGGGTGCAGTCGGCAGCACGGATGGCTTTCGTCTTGAAGGCGGCAGTTCGACAATGCATTTCGTCTCCAGTCGCCCTTACGCTGCCGGTGAGGGGCTGACCATTGCCGTCGGCTGGCCCAAGGGATTTGTAGAGCCTCCCAGTCCCCCCTCCTCCCTTGCCCTCCTTACCGAGCAAGGCGGCACCACGACCGCGCTCCTGGGGGCCTGCGTGCTTCTGCTGTATTATCTCCTGGCCTGGTTGAAGGTTGGCCGGGATCCGGCCAAGGGGGTCATCATCCCTCGCTTTGCCCCGCCCAAAGGTTTTTCCCCGGCCATGGTGCGCATGCTGTGGAAGATGAAGTTTGACAACACCGCCTTTACCGCCGGCATCATCAACATGGCCGTGCACGGTGGACTGCATATCAACGACCAGGACACGACCGTTCTCGAGTTGAGTTCCCAGGCGCCCGCTGAATTTTCCGCCGGTGAAAGGGCCGCCTGGAACGAACTCGGGAAAAATGGCAAGCAGGTGCGGCTGGAGAAAGACAACCATCGCCTCATCAGCCGGGCACGCCAGGCTATGAAGGACAAGCTCCAAAAAGAATTGGCCTCCACCTACTTTCTCACCAACTCACTGTGGGTCATTCCTGGGGTGACACTCACCCTGCTGGCCATCGGCGCAGTGGCCCTGTCGGCCGAGGAGCCCCCTCTGATCCTCTTTTTGAGCGCCTGGTTGACCGGCTGGACCTTCGGCTGTTTCACCCTTCTGGGCCAGGCCGCCAGGGGCTGGAAAGCGAGCAGCGTCATGGGCAGGGTAAGCGCGATCATGCTCACCCTCTTTGCCCTCCCCTTTCTCGCCGGGGAAGTCTTTGGCATAGGGTTGTTTGTCAGCCAGATCGGTTTTATTGCCGGCATGCTCTTCCTGCTGATGATCTGTATGAATGCTCTTTTTTACCAGCTGCTCAAGGCACCAACCCGCATCGGCCGGGCTACGTTGGATGAGATCGAGGGGTTCCGTCTCTATCTCTCGGTGGCGGAAAGGAATCGACTCAATATCCTCCATCCCCCAAAACAGACGCCGCAGCTGTTTGAACAGTTTCTCCCCTATGCCATAGCCCTGGGTGTGGAAAATGAATGGGGCGAACAGTTCGCCGAAGTGCTCAGCCGGGCCGGCTATGCCCCGAACTGGTACCAGGGACGCCATTGGAACCAGATGCACCCTGCCGCCTTTGGCTCGGCTCTGGGCAGCAGCATGCAGTCCACGGTTGCGTCGGCGTCGACCGCTCCGGGTTCGTCCTCCGGCATGGGCGGAGGCGGCAGTTCCGGCGGCGGCGGTGGTGGCGGTGGCGGCGGTGGCTGGTAA
- a CDS encoding tetratricopeptide repeat protein, whose amino-acid sequence MTDAQKPADIAAVISELEKIVEEKPNNVMARHHLGLIYRQTGRIDEAIAQLEKAIELDNQSMESMINLGAIFFDQGDTDRALALNERALKISPDMAEAHVNIGLIRQHRGEVDQAVDCYTKALQIDPKLLTAWINLTSAYTMLEQDEKAVDAARQAVTLEPDSAMARNNLAVALYFKGDYADSQRNMEKAKELGYSVDARFAEALKVKLG is encoded by the coding sequence ATGACGGATGCACAAAAACCGGCCGATATTGCGGCTGTCATCAGCGAGCTTGAAAAAATTGTTGAGGAGAAGCCGAACAATGTCATGGCCCGGCACCACCTGGGACTGATTTATCGGCAGACCGGCCGCATTGACGAGGCCATCGCCCAGCTGGAAAAGGCGATTGAACTCGACAATCAGTCCATGGAGTCCATGATCAACCTTGGCGCCATTTTCTTTGACCAGGGGGATACCGACCGTGCGCTCGCGCTCAATGAACGCGCCCTGAAAATTTCTCCGGACATGGCCGAAGCCCATGTCAATATCGGCTTGATTCGTCAGCATCGCGGCGAGGTCGATCAGGCAGTGGACTGTTATACCAAAGCGTTGCAGATCGATCCCAAACTGCTGACCGCCTGGATCAACCTCACCTCCGCCTACACCATGCTGGAACAGGATGAAAAGGCTGTCGATGCCGCGCGGCAGGCGGTGACCCTTGAGCCGGATTCAGCCATGGCTCGCAACAACCTTGCCGTGGCCCTCTATTTCAAGGGCGATTATGCCGATTCCCAGCGCAATATGGAAAAGGCCAAGGAGCTGGGCTACAGTGTTGACGCCCGCTTTGCCGAGGCGCTCAAGGTCAAATTGGGTTGA
- a CDS encoding LemA family protein, with the protein MLTLTIPVMLILGLALWAVAIYNTLVRKQNMVEEAWSGIDVQLKRRTDLIPNLVATVKGYAAHEKATLEEVIELRGRAQDSRSVGEAAQAQGLLGSALGRLFALAESYPELKADTNFRELHTTLNEIEEQIQMARRYYNGSVRELNIMVDSFPSNLIAGRFGFSKAEFFELDDEGQRAVPEVSF; encoded by the coding sequence ATGCTCACCCTGACCATTCCCGTCATGCTCATTCTCGGTCTCGCCCTGTGGGCGGTGGCCATCTACAACACCCTGGTCCGAAAACAAAACATGGTCGAGGAGGCCTGGAGCGGCATCGACGTTCAGCTCAAACGACGAACCGACCTGATCCCCAACCTGGTGGCCACGGTCAAGGGCTATGCCGCCCATGAAAAGGCCACCCTGGAAGAGGTGATCGAGTTGCGCGGCCGGGCGCAGGACAGCCGAAGCGTGGGCGAGGCGGCCCAGGCCCAGGGACTGCTCGGCTCGGCCCTGGGGAGACTCTTTGCCCTGGCCGAAAGCTATCCCGAACTCAAGGCCGACACCAACTTTCGCGAACTCCACACGACCCTGAACGAAATAGAGGAGCAGATCCAGATGGCCCGCCGCTACTACAACGGCTCGGTACGGGAACTGAACATCATGGTCGACTCCTTTCCCTCCAACCTGATTGCCGGCCGCTTTGGCTTTTCCAAAGCTGAATTCTTTGAGTTGGACGACGAGGGCCAGCGCGCCGTTCCCGAGGTAAGCTTTTAA
- a CDS encoding bifunctional riboflavin kinase/FAD synthetase, which yields MEIYTDLTAIQHPFVRAHVTIGNFDGVHLGHQKLFEHVVTRARQDQGVSVAVTFDPHPLKVLSPKGIRLISTTQQKIELIERAGIDVLVIIPFSRDVAVTTAEEFVDQVLLGRIGMRDLVVGYDYAMGKGRQGDTNFLQGQGREKGFSVLVMPAHYEQGNLVSSTRIRELVAEGKMRDVRRLLGRYYQIRGDVQWGRQRGGTQLGFPTANLNLSEEDLCPKRGVYVTEVIYDGRQYGGVSNIGYNPTFGDTGLVAETHIFDFNADIYGRPLKINLLRHLREEITFDGIDALAEQIRRDIQVAQEVLAHERQRRLISYQGPQKS from the coding sequence ATGGAAATATATACAGACCTTACCGCAATCCAACATCCGTTTGTTCGCGCCCATGTGACCATCGGCAACTTCGATGGAGTCCATCTGGGCCATCAGAAACTCTTTGAGCATGTTGTCACCAGGGCACGCCAGGACCAAGGTGTCAGTGTTGCTGTGACCTTTGATCCGCATCCGCTGAAAGTGCTCAGTCCCAAGGGCATTCGCCTCATTTCCACGACCCAGCAGAAAATTGAGTTGATCGAACGCGCCGGCATCGACGTGCTGGTCATTATTCCCTTTAGTCGCGATGTGGCGGTGACCACGGCCGAGGAGTTTGTCGACCAGGTGCTTCTCGGGAGGATAGGCATGCGCGACCTGGTGGTCGGCTACGATTATGCCATGGGCAAGGGGCGCCAGGGCGACACGAATTTTCTGCAAGGCCAGGGCCGGGAAAAGGGGTTTTCCGTGTTGGTGATGCCAGCGCATTACGAACAGGGCAACCTTGTTTCCAGTACCCGTATTCGCGAGTTGGTGGCGGAAGGCAAGATGCGAGATGTGCGCCGCCTGTTGGGCCGCTATTATCAGATTCGCGGCGATGTCCAGTGGGGACGGCAGCGGGGAGGCACGCAACTTGGCTTTCCCACCGCCAATCTGAATCTTTCCGAGGAGGATCTCTGTCCCAAACGGGGAGTCTATGTCACCGAGGTGATCTACGATGGCCGGCAGTATGGCGGCGTGTCCAATATCGGCTACAACCCGACCTTCGGTGACACCGGTCTGGTGGCGGAGACCCATATTTTCGATTTCAATGCCGATATTTATGGCCGGCCGTTAAAGATCAATCTCTTGCGCCATCTTCGGGAAGAAATAACCTTTGACGGCATCGATGCCCTGGCCGAGCAAATTCGGCGGGATATTCAGGTGGCCCAGGAAGTGCTTGCCCATGAGCGACAACGTCGGCTGATTAGTTATCAGGGGCCTCAGAAGAGCTGA